The following is a genomic window from Pseudomonadota bacterium.
CCATCAATGGACATCTCTCCAGAGTCTATGGGCAAAAGGCCAAGAATTATATCAATCAAAGTTGTTTTGCCAGAACCGGTTTTACCGACAAGAGCAACTGTTGTATTCGCCTTGATAAACAGGCTGAGATTGCTAATAACGGTTGCATCTGATTGTGGATAGGTAAAGGTTATATTATTAAGTGTTATGCCTTTATTGAATGATAGGGATTCAACGGTCGGGTTATTCCCCTGGAGAGGTTCCCGGTCGTCTGGTTCGATCTGGAAATGGCGGTGGATTATATCAAGTGCAGCGGAATGATATCGAATCTGCGAGATACCTTGAAATATCCGATCAAGTCCTGGCATCAGGCGATATCCGGCAAAGGCATATAGCACAAGCATCGGTAGGATTTGGGCAAGATCTTTTTTGAGTAAAATCAGGTAAAGCATTATAAGCAACATGCCGCCAAAGACGATGGTTTCCAATGCATATTTTGGCAAAAGGGTTATAGCTTGGCTTGTTGAATCGCAAACGGCAAAATCATAGGATGGTTTCATGTAACGTTTTAAATATTCACCCTCTCTCCCCATCAGTTTCAACTCTTTAATCCCACCAAAAGCCTCCCCTGCGAGTTTAAATCGTTGTCCCTGAGCCTCGGTTGACATTTTGCCGCGCGCAGCTAATTTTTTTTTGGACAATTTGAAAACAGTGCCGTAGAGTCCGCCGCAAACCATAAAGACAATTACTGCCAATAACGGGTCCATGGCAATCAACAGCGCGAAAATACACAAAGCAATAACTGTTCGCGTAATAATTTGCAGAGTAGGAGACAAAACTCCAACAACAACTCGTTGAATCTCTGTAATAATATTCTTTACTAGCTCTGAGGAATTCTGGTTCAGGAAAAAAGAATAAGGCGCGCCCAGATACTTTTCGAAAAGCCTGCTAGAGAGT
Proteins encoded in this region:
- a CDS encoding ABC transporter ATP-binding protein/permease — protein: MIDNLRKIFSLITHQERKQLYWLLLAILIMGLLEITGIASIMPFMAVLAKPEIIETNKLLSHAYILTGLTSHNQFLFFLGVVVLLILVFSNSFAALTTWLLLRFVFLRGHVLSSRLFEKYLGAPYSFFLNQNSSELVKNIITEIQRVVVGVLSPTLQIITRTVIALCIFALLIAMDPLLAVIVFMVCGGLYGTVFKLSKKKLAARGKMSTEAQGQRFKLAGEAFGGIKELKLMGREGEYLKRYMKPSYDFAVCDSTSQAITLLPKYALETIVFGGMLLIMLYLILLKKDLAQILPMLVLYAFAGYRLMPGLDRIFQGISQIRYHSAALDIIHRHFQIEPDDREPLQGNNPTVESLSFNKGITLNNITFTYPQSDATVISNLSLFIKANTTVALVGKTGSGKTTLIDIILGLLPIDSGEMSIDGTLIEVANLRSWQNNIGYVPQQIYLADDTVTRNIAFGVSDEEIDREAVINAAKIANIHDFVLNDLPHGYDTDLGERGVRLSGGQRQRIGIARALYHDPKVLVLDEATSALDGLTENVIMDAIHSLSHEKTIIIVAHRLTTVKECDLIHLLTQGCIAGSGTYEELISSSAEFRKMAESGMSEPNNGFKIDKESEIV